Proteins from one Asterias rubens chromosome 21, eAstRub1.3, whole genome shotgun sequence genomic window:
- the LOC117304758 gene encoding uncharacterized protein LOC117304758, producing the protein MVTTLSILSMETLWYFVLLCVLLSLQGRSCQASQVVYHCTFESNEDCKIEQDPSDDFDWEVHRGLAPINHQRRLRHLRRKRGSIRAESRPGPMGLIQVLDPVDEWDADNGNIFLDLPPKMQPGRHFVDHTYGNQSGHFAHLVAAKNGRTSGHARIMSPPITIPDSLEADLKFFYHLWNAQENPTAGTLKVFACQQKDLVFKASTSAGSVWMEAEIRIQCNGTFRIIFEGFISGTDTDIAIDDVNVTVCDFPLFKPNITWDDNDSSDEAKVTIMATKAPSLTKGDAGTPIDPGLGPDSPGTGMDPQTAVSLVVIALVLFAATCFMLLITLMIHIRIRSKRRRRGRFHEPFIYGSEFFNRHSIDPSEPTAYMTLNFPPSSTSGSATEFFSLSERTTYGSKRSKPSSGFHSKRSSTGTGLQASAESLRRSVYTRRSTTGQRRQSRTFPVMKELKNILETVHMRRIRTLSQHLSVADVETLRRTLCSQGETANNSDRTLSTVLLDTTASTIRPGSNLSDHFYYSLFPAVGIVSCKNSLVACEESGVEEMDDSRSAGSGDYDSDDLEVQAVTSGALLDQSGSTHSEHGSHDSEAPDTTMMVDNEIYECYSNSDSSNSNSPLIADLKHLRQF; encoded by the exons TTGTATATCACTGCACCTTTGAGTCGAATGAGGACTGCAAGATCGAGCAAGACCCAAGTGATGATTTTGACTGGGAGGTCCATCGAGGCTTAGCGCCCATCAACCACCAGCGAAGACTACGCCATCTCCGGAGAAAGAGAGGCAGCATTCGGGCCGAATCGAGGCCGGGTCCCATGGGTCTAATTCAGGTACTTGATCCCGTGGATGAATGGGACGCGGATAACGGGAACATCTTTCTTGATCTGCCGCCAAAGATGCAACCAGGGAGGCATTTTGTGGATCACACTTATGGGAATCAGTCAG GGCACTTTGCCCACCTGGTCGCCGCAAAGAACGGCCGGACGAGCGGGCATGCTCGCATCATGTCCCCACCCATCACGATTCCTGACTCCCTGGAAGCAGATCTCAAGTTCTTCTACCATTTGTGGAATGCTCAAGAGAACCCTACAGCGGGTACCTTAAAGGTCTTTGCTTGCCAGCAGAAGGACTTGGTGTTTAAGGCTTCTACTAGTGCGGGGAGCGTGTGGATGGAAGCTGAAATACGTATCCAGTGCAATGGTACATTTAGG ATCATATTCGAAGGATTTATTAGTGGGACTGACACAGATATCGCAATCGACGATGTTAATGTTACAGTGTGTG ATTTTCCTTTATTCAAACCAAACATAACTTGGGACGATAATGATTCCAGCGATGAAGCCAAGGTGACCATTATGGCCACTAAAGCGCCCTCTTTGACGAAGGGTGATGCAGGTACTCCAATCGATCCAGGACTGGGACCCGACAGCCCAGGGACAGGAATGGATCCTCAAACGGCGG TGAGCCTTGTAGTCATCGCGCTGGTTCTCTTTGCAGCTACATGTTTCATGCTCCTCATAACCTTAATGATTCACATCCGGATCCGGTCTAAGAGAAG gagaCGGGGCCGTTTCCATGAACCATTCATCTACGGATCGGAATTCTTCAACCGACATTCGATAGATCCAAGCGAACCCACGGCGTACATGACCTTGAATTTCCCGCCAAGTTCAACCTCCGGGTCGGCCACAGAGTTCTTCTCGCTGTCCGAACGTACAACTTACGGGTCCAAGCGTTCCAAGCCCTCATCGGGATTCCACTCGAAGCGTTCCTCGACCGGTACTGGTCTGCAGGCATCAGCAGAGAGTTTACGGCGCAGTGTATACACCAGGCGCTCTACAACTGGACAGCGAAGACAAAGTCGAACATTCCCCGTCATGAAAGAGCTCAAGAATATCTTAGAGACAGTGCACATGCGCAGGATTCGGACGTTGAGCCAGCACTTATCCGTTGCAGACGTTGAGACTCTACGGCGCACGCTCTGTAGTCAGGGCGAGACAGCGAATAATAGTGACAGAACCTTATCAACTGTTTTACTGGACACCACGGCATCTACTATACGACCTGGTAGTAATTTGTCGGATCATTTCTACTATAGTTTGTTCCCTGCTGTGGGTATAGTCAGTTGTAAGAACTCACTGGTAGCCTGCGAGGAGTCTGGGGTAGAAGAGATGGATGATTCGAGATCAGCTGGATCTGGTGACTATGATTCGGATGATTTGGAGGTTCAAGCCGTAACAAGTGGTGCCCTTCTTGATCAATCAGGCAGCACCCATAGTGAACATGGGAGCCATGACTCAGAAGCCCCTGATACCACTATGATGGTGGACAATGAAATCTATGAATGCTATTCTAACTCGGACAGTTCGAACTCAAATTCACCGCTAATAGCAGATCTTAAACATTTACGTCAATtttaa